In the genome of Kitasatospora cathayae, one region contains:
- a CDS encoding VOC family protein, whose amino-acid sequence MPRRTSYAIGAPCWADCITPDLSGSREFYSALLGWEFVTESPDYQLVVLGGEIIGGFGAAPVGLPPQAAWNVYLATKDAEHCCVQVGRLGGRVVMPPVPAGENGRLLLAVDSSGVTVGFWEGARAEGVVLADEPGAICGHELRVPSAIQAEAFYGPLFGYRLGADGQFAVDGFGYARVVESDQGRPCWLPLFGAADPADAVRRAVGLGARLVRPGAEEPPVLRDPWGAEFGLVPA is encoded by the coding sequence GTGCCTCGACGTACCAGCTATGCCATCGGCGCTCCGTGCTGGGCTGACTGCATCACTCCCGATCTGAGCGGCAGCCGGGAGTTCTACTCGGCGCTGCTGGGCTGGGAGTTCGTCACCGAGTCGCCGGACTACCAGCTGGTGGTGCTGGGCGGGGAGATCATCGGTGGCTTCGGCGCCGCCCCGGTGGGGTTGCCGCCGCAGGCCGCGTGGAACGTCTACCTGGCGACCAAGGACGCGGAGCACTGCTGCGTGCAGGTCGGCCGGCTCGGCGGGCGGGTGGTGATGCCGCCGGTGCCCGCCGGGGAGAACGGGCGGCTGCTGCTCGCCGTCGACTCCTCCGGGGTCACGGTCGGCTTCTGGGAGGGCGCGCGGGCCGAGGGCGTGGTGCTCGCCGACGAACCGGGCGCGATCTGCGGCCACGAGCTGCGGGTGCCGTCGGCCATCCAGGCCGAGGCCTTCTACGGGCCGCTGTTCGGTTACCGGCTGGGCGCGGACGGGCAGTTCGCGGTCGACGGCTTCGGCTACGCCCGGGTGGTGGAGAGCGACCAGGGCCGTCCGTGCTGGCTGCCGCTCTTCGGCGCGGCCGACCCGGCGGACGCCGTCCGCCGGGCGGTCGGGCTGGGCGCCCGGCTGGTGCGGCCGGGCGCGGAGGAGCCGCCGGTGCTGCGCGACCCGTGGGGGGCCGAGTTCGGCCTGGTCCCCGCTTGA